TGCATGTCAAAGGCACCAACGACTACGCCGACACGGCCAACTCCGATGTGATCGTAGTGACCTCGGGTGCGCCGCGCAAGCCCGGCATGAGCCGCGAAGACCTGATCAAGGTCAATGCGAATATCACGCGCGACTGCATCTCGAAGGCCGCGCCGCTCTCGCCCAACGCGGTGATCATCATGGTCAACAACCCGCTCGACACCATGGCCTACCTGGCCAAGCAGGTCAGCGGCTTCCCGCGCAACCGCGTGATTGGCCAGGCTGGCGTGCTCGATAGCGCGCGCTATCGCGCATTCATCGCGATGGAGGCGGGCGTGTCGGTCGAGGATATCCAGGCCATGCTGATGGGTGGCCATGGCGACGAGATGGTGCCGCTGCCGCGCTTCACCACGATCGGCGGCATTCCAGTCGGCGAGTTTATCGCCGCCGATCGGCTCAACGCGATCGTCGACCGCGCGCGCAAGGGCGGCGGCGAGATCGTCAACCTGCTGAAGACCGGTAGCGCCTACTATGCACCGAGCTCGGCCACCGTCCAGATGGTCGAGGCCGTGCTGCGCGATAAGAAGCGTGTGATTCCGTGCGCATGCTACCTCGACGGCGAATATGGCCTGAGCGACATCTACTTCGGCGTACCGTGCATTGTCGGCGCCGGCGGTGTCGAGAAGATCATCGAGCTGCCGCTCAATGACGACGAGCTGGCCCAGGTACGCAAGAGCGCCGACGGTGTCAGGTCGTCGATCGAGGCGCTCAAGGCAATCTAACCCGCCCAGGGTGGGTCGTGCGCCCTAGGCGCACGACCCGCGCACACACGAGATCGTTGACGGCAAGGTTTGCGACACGCCTATGAGCGACACAGGCGAGCACAACCATGGCGATGCTGCGGCGGATTTGCTGCGACAGATGGCGTGCGGCGATCTAGCGGCGCTCGAGCAGGTGTTCATGCGCTACCAGCGGCAGGTGTACCAGCTGGCGCTCGGCATCACGCGCAACGCCGAGACCGCCGAAGAAGTGCTGCAAGATACGTTCTACCGGCTATACCAGCACGCCGCCGATCTCGATGGCACGCTGCCACTGTTGCCCTGGCTGTACCGCGTGGCGGCCAACCTATCGTACAACTGCGCGCGGCGCCCGACCCTGTGGAGCGTGCCGTTTCACCGGCTGGCCGAGCGGCTGCTCGCGCCGGCACTGCGCTCGCCCGAACATATCGCCGAGCAGCACGAGCTACAATCGCTGCTACGCGCGGTGCTCGACGAGCTGCCGCCGCACCATCGGGCCGTGCTGGTGCTACACTACCTGGAAGATCATACGATCCCCGAGATCGCCGAGATTCTCGATTGCCCGGCCGGTACAGTCAAATCGCGCCTGCACCATGCACGTAAACTGCTGAAAGGGCGCCTTGAACGCCGCTATGGCGGTGGTGCGCTTCTGCCAGATCAACCATGAGCATATCGCCTACCCCTCGTTCTCCACAAGTACGCTGGCAGCTGCTCGGCGGCGATCGGTTCTACATCGCTGCGCGCTGGGCCGTGTTCATACTGCTGATGGTGATCGGCTCGCTGCTGGCCGAACAGCCGATCTGGCCGCTCGTACCGTCTATGGCGCCGGTGCTGCTGCTGGCATGGGCCTACGGTCTGTTCAACCTGCTCGCTACTGTGGCGCTGTTCGTCCCGTCGTTGACCTGGCTGCTGAACGCTGCATTTGTGGTCGATATCCTGTTCATCTCGGGGTTCACCTACTTAGGTCAGAAGCCACGCGACCTGTTCTACCCGCTGTACCTGCTGCCGCTGGTGAGCGCCGCCTTCCGGCTACGCCCGCTATCGAGCCTGGTCACCGGTATATGTGCGGCGCTGATGTATGTGCTAGCCGACCTGCTGGCACGCATCGGCCCGAACAACGGCACGCCGCCTACCGAGCTACTGGCGCTGCTGGGCCTGCTGCTACGTGCCGTGGCGCTTGTGTGCATCCCCTGGCTCACCAGCAGCCTGGCCGAGCGCTGGACCGCCAATAACCGGCTGAGTGTCGAGCTGGCCGAGCAGAAGCAGCAGAATGCGCTCGGCGAGGCCAACGCCTACCGCGACCAGATGCGCTCGCTCTACGAGGTGGCCTACACGCTCTCGACGACGATGAACTATCAGAGCGTGCTCGACACGATGCTGATCGAGAGCCGCAAGCTGGTGCCGCACAGCTGTGCGCTGGTGCTGCTCTCGACTGGCCAGCCCGACGAGCTGTATGTCGCGGCTTCGTATGGCATCGGCGATCTCGATCAACAGCAGCGCCTTCAGCTAGGCGCCGGCCAGATCGGCCAGGTGTTGCGCACGCTGGATGCCAGCCTGATCGATGATGTGAGCCAGCAGCCCGAACTCGCACCGATCGGCGCGCTGGCACACTGCCACGCCGCCTGCCTCATCCCACTGCGCGCGGCGCTGCGCACCTATGGGCTACTGCTGGTTGCGAGCGATCAGCCCAATGCCTTCAACCACGAGCAGCTAGGCATGCTTACCGCGCTGGCGAATTACGCGATTATCGCGCTGCACAACGCCCAGCTGGTGTACGACCTGCGCCAGGAACGCTCGAAGCTGCTCTCGAAAGAGGAAGAGGTGCGCCACCAGCTTGCGCGCGACCTGCACGATGGCCCGGCCCAGGCGCTGGCGGCGATCACCATGAACGTCGAGTTCATTAAGCGCCTGCTCGAGCGCGACCCCAAACGTGTGGTTGGCGAGCTCGACAAGCTGGGCGCGCTGGCCAAGCGCACCACCCACGAAGTGCGCACAATGCTGTTCGAGCTGCGGCCGCTGGCGCTCGAGACGCAAGGGCTCGATGTGACCCTGCGGCAGTATCTCGAGCGCTTCCAGAGCACCACCACCAAGATCGTGCTCGAGTCAAGCGAGATCTCGGTCGATCTCGACACTAAGGTCGAGGGCACGCTGTTCAATATCATCCAGGAGGCGATCAATAACGCCTTGAAGTACGCTAAGGCTGGGCATGTGTGGGTGCGGCTCAAACAAACGCCCACTGCGCTCGAGGTGACGGTACAGGACGACGGTTGCGGCTTCGATCTGCAGAAAGTGCTCAGCTCGTACGAGCAGCGCGGCTCGTTCGGCCTGCTGAATATCGAGGAGCGCGCCAAGCTGATCGGCGGCGCATCCGAGATGATGTCGGCCCCTGGCCAGGGCACAACCGTGCGTGTGACCATCCCGATCTCGTAATTTTGAGGGCCTATACAGTCGGCGCTTGTAGCCTGCGGCAGAGTCGATGCGCTGCGGGCAACAAGCGTCGCTTGCACGATATACGCGTTGAGAGCTAAGCACTCTCAACTCAACACTCATAACTATGGAAAACCCCTATCTCTCCCTCACCCGCGTGCGCGCCGCGCTACGAGCACTCGATCTGCGACCAACCCGCGAGCTGGGCCAGAACTTCCTGATCGACGAAACCGCGCTTGCGACGATCGTCGGCGCGGCCGAGCTGTCGCGCGCCGACACAGTGGTGGAGGTTGGCCCTGGCCTGGGCGTGCTCACCTGGGAGCTGTTGGGCCGCGCCGGGCATGTGATCAGCGTCGAGCTCGACCCGCGCCTGGCCGAACGGTTGCGCCACGAGCTGGCCGGCCAGCCGCACTTTACGCTGGTACAGGGCGATATTCTGCGCCAATCGACCGAACAGTTGCTTCACAATCTGGCAGCGCTACCGATCATCCAGCGCGATTCTCAGTTCTCGGCTCTCGATTCTCGCTACAAAGTCGTGGCCAACCTGCCCTATGCAATCACCTCGGCGGCGCTACGGCACTTTCTCGAGGCCGAGGCCAAGCCCGCGCTGATCGTGGTGCTGGTGCAGTGGGAAGTGGCCGAGCGGATCACCGCCGGGCCGGGCGACTTGAGCGTGCTGGCCCACTCGGTGCAGCTCTACGCGCGGCCCGAGATCGTGGCGCGCATACCGGCCGCCAGCTTCTTCCCTGCCCCGGCCGTCGATTCAGCCGTGCTGCGGCTGCATATACGCCCCGCGCCGGCGGTTGCCGTGCCGATCACCCCGCTGATGCGCCTGATCAAGGCCGGGTTCCTCCAATCGCGCAAGAAGCTCTCGAATGCGCTGCCGACCGGCCTGGCCGCGATGGGCACGCCGATCGACAAGGAGCGTGCGCTGGCAGCACTTGCCGCCGCCGGCATCGACCCCGGCCGCCGCGCCGAGACGGTGTTGCTCGAAGAGTGGGCCAGGCTATACGCGGCGCTCGTGGGCCTTGCCTCCCCTGGTGCATGATAGATACGGCGTACGTGGCGGCTCGTGTTGCACCGGCCCGTGCCAGCGGTTAGCAAAATGCCAATCGCGTAAGCCCGGTAGCTAAGCGCTCGGCGTAGCCGGGCGCTGGTTCATAATGAGTCAAGAAATGTCATGTCTTGGCGCGCGGCGCGTGCTAGATTGCATCCGGCTGTGACACTTGTTATCGTTTCACCAACATCACAGGAGGCCGTATGAAATTCTCGAGCCGATTGCTGCTTGCCATGCTGGCCGCCCTCGCCGTGCTGGCGCTGGCGGCGTGTGGCGGCAGCGCGCCCGCCAAGCTGGCCGACATCCCGAGCTACCCCGATGCGGTGCAGCTGAAGCCTGGCGAGAACCCGATCGCCGACACGCTGGCGAAAAATGTACAGCAGGCCGGCAGCATGGGCGCGAATATCGACCAGACGATCTTTACGTTGCCGCAGGGCGCCAGCTGGGATCAGGTCAAGCAGTTCTACACCGACAAACTTGGCAGCGATGGCTGGCAGTCGACCAACTTGCCCATCCCCGACAACGATGTGTTCAAGATGGCTAACTGGCGCCGTGGCAGCCAGAATCTGACGGTCGCGCAGCTGACCGAGCCAGTCAAGAACGACACATTCCTGCTGTTCTCGCTGGCCACCAACTAGGCATACCTACCAGGGGCAGCTCGAAAGGGTGGCATAGAGGGATTTTGTCCCTCCATGCCACCCTTTCGGATCGACGCGGTGGCAGTGCCGCTACGCCACCACCGCAGTCACATCATGGCCAGCGCGCTCGGCTGCCGAGCCGATGCTGAAGTATTTCGCTTCGGGGTGGTGTACGACAATCGCTGCTGTGCTCTGCTCGGGCACCAGCTGAAATGCCTCGGTCAGTGTCACGCCGATCTGCTCGGCCGGCAGAATGCCAAATAGCTTGGCGTGTTCATCCAGATCTGGGCAGGCCGGGTAGCCCCACGAATAGCGCTTGCCACCCTCGCCACGCAGCCCCAGGCTCTGGCGCACCAGCCGGTTCGTATACTCGGCCAGCGCCTCGGCCAGCGACACGCTCAGCCCATGGATGTAGTAGCTGCGGCTGTAGTCGCCGGTTTTGTGCAGCGCTTCGGTCAGGTCGTCGACGCGCGTGCCCATCGTTACGATCTGGAATGCGGCCACATCGAAGCCGCTCGCGTCACTGCGGAAGTAGTCGGCCAGGCACAGCCGCTCGCGCTCGGGCTGGCGTGGGAACACAAAACGGGTTAGCTCGCGAAGCGAGCTGAGCGCCGTGAACGGAACATGGCTGGCGCCTGGCTCTGGGTTCTGGGTTCTCACGCTGGCCGGGTCGTACACGATCAGCTCGTTGCCGTTGGCGCGCACCGGGAAGTAGCCGTACACCACCTTCGGCTCGAGCCAGCCGTCGCGCTCGGCTTCGCGCAGCAGCTCGCGCGTCTTCAGCTCGAAATCGCGCTTCAGCTGCTCCCACTCCGGGCCTTTGGCGTTCTTAGCGCCCCATTGCAGCCGGTACAGCGCGTTGCGGTCGAGGCAGTCGACCACATCTTGCAGCTTGATGCGTGTCATCACCTGCGCGCCCCAGAACGGTGGCGTAGGCACCGGCACGTCGCGGCGCACATTCGAGCGCACCTGCTCGGCGGCCTGGCTGGCCTTGCCCAGATCGGCCAGCGCCACGCGCCCGCGCTGCCGTTGATGCAGCACCGCCGCCGCGTCGACGATCGTCTGCCGGGTGAACTGCGGGCCTATGGCCGGGTCGGCCAGCTTGTCCATCGTTTCGAGGCCCTCGAATGCATCTTTACAGTAGAACACGCCCGGCTCGTACGGCTGCTCGTCGGCTACAAAGCTGATGCGCTGGCCGTATTGTTTGTTGATCGCCGCCCCGCCCACTAGCACCGGGAAGCTCAGCCCGCGCCGGTGCAGCTCTTGCACGCACAGCGGCATTTGCTTCGAGGTGCTCACCAGCAGCGCCGAGAGGCCGATCGCGTCGGCCTGTATCTCAACCGCCTTCTCAATGATCGTGTTCAGCGGCACTTGCTTGCCCAGGTCGTATACCGTGTAGCCGTTGTTCGCCAGGATCGTATGCACCAGGTTCTTGCCGATGTCGTGGACATCGCCATAGACCGTCGCCAGCACCACTCTGCCTTTGGTCGCGCCGTCGAGCTTGTCGAGGTAGCGCTCGAGGTAGGCCACGGTCTTCTTCATCACCTCGGCGCTCTGCAGCACAAATGGCAGGATCAGCTGGCCGGCCCCGAACAGGTCGCCGACCTCCTTCATCGCTGGCAGCAGCACGCTGTTGAGGACATTGACGGCGGCCTCTCCCTTCGGCAGTGCGCTCGCAGGCCGATCGGTTTGCAAGGGTGCGGGTTGAACGGTGCTATCGCCGGCCCGCACGCCCGAACCTGCGACGTGCAACTGGAAATCGTCAACCGATAGATTCATCTGCTCGGCCATCAGCAGATCCACATCGTCCTCGACGCCCTCTTTCTTGCGGTGGACGATCTTCCAGTGCAGGCGTTGCGCTACGGTCATACCAGCGGTCGCGTCGGCCTTGCTCTCGGTCTCGGCGGTAGCGTTCTGCTCGTAGAATTGGATGAAGCGCGTCAGCGCATCATCGCGCCGGTTGAAGATCAAGTCTTCGCACAGCTCACGCTGCTCGGCTGGAATCTCGGCATACGGCATGACGTGGGCCGGGTTGATGATCGCGGTATCGAGCCCGGCCGCGATAGCGTGCTGCAAGAAGACCGAGTTCAGCGCGGCGCGCGCGTGCGGCGCGACCCCGAACGACAGGTTGCTCACACCGAGTGTGGTGAAGCAGCCGGGCAGGTGCTGCTTCACCAGCCGTATGCCCTCGATCGTCTCGATCGCCGCGCGGCGCAGCTCGTCCTGGCCGGTTGTGATTGGGAAGGTCAGCACGTCGAAGATCAGCGCCTCGTTCGGCACGCCAAACTCGTCCTGTGCGATCTGCGCGATCCGCTGGGCGATCGATAGTTTCTGCGCGGCCGTATGGGCCATGCCGTCTTCGTCGATCGTCATCACCATCACGGCCGCGCCGTAGCGCGCCACCAGCGGCATGGTTCGATCGAGCTTCTCGCCGCGCCCGCCCTCAAGCGAGAGCGAGTTGATGATCGCGCGGCCGGGGTAGATTTCCAGCGCCGCCTTGAGCACGTCGGCCTCGGTGGTGTCGAGCACCAGCGGCAGCTCGACATTCATGGTCAGCTTTTTCACAAGCCGGGTCATCTGGTCGAGTTCGTCGGCCCGCTCGGTAGTGGCCACACACACATCGAGCAGGTGCGCGCCGCCGTCGACCTGCTCGCGCGCTACTTCCAGCACGCCGTCGTAGTCGTCGTTCAGCAGCAGCCGCTTGACCTTGCGCGAGCCGAGCGTGTTGACGCGCTCGCCGATCATGGTGATCGTCGCATCCTGGCGCAGTGCGGCGGCTTTCACGCCCGACGACACACTTGGGATGTAGTCGATCGTGCGCGGCGTCGGCGTGCGCTGGTAGCCCACGGCCGCGCGCAGCGCGCGGATATGCGCCGGCGTAGTGCCGCAGCAGCCGCCCACCACCGCCACGCCATACGTGTGAACGAACTCGCCCAGGATGCGCGCGAACGGCTCGGGCTGCATCGGGTAGACCGTTTCGCCGTCGACTTCGAGCGGCAGGCCGGCGTTGGGGATGCACGAGATCGGCAGCCGCGAGTGTGTACACAGGTATTGGATGGCCTCGCGCATATGCTCGGGGCCGGTGCTGCAGTTCAGGCCGATCACATCGACCGGCATTGCCTCAAGTGTGGCGATGACCGCCGGCACCTCGGTGCCTAACAGCATGCGGCCCGATAGGTCGAGGAAGATCTGTGCCTGCACAGCCACCGGCCGGCCGGCGCTGGCCTTCGCGCGGCGGATGCCGTCGATCGCGGCTTTGACCTCGAGGATATCGACGCTGGTCTCGATCAGCAGCACGTCTACGCCGCCGGCGATCAGTGCGCTGGCCTGCTCGTAGAAGATCTCGGACAACTCGTCGAAGCTAATATCGGCCAGCGCCGGGTCGTCCGACGAAGGCAGCTTGCCGGTTGGCCCGAGCGAGCCAGCCACGTAGCGCGGGCGGCCATCCTGGGCCTCAAAGCGATCGGCCACGCTGCGCGCCAGCCGCGCGGCGGCCTGGTTGATCTCGGCGGTGCGCTCGGCCAGGCCCCATTCCTCCAGCCGCAGGCGCGTGCTCTGGAAGGTATCGGTCTCGAGCACGTCGCAGCCTGCCTCCATGAACGACGTGTGGATCTGCTCGATCACGTCGGGCCGGGTGATCACCAGGTAGTCGCGGTTGCCGTTGGTGCGCTCGCCACCGTAGTCCTCGGCGCTCAGGTTGAATAGGTCGATGCTGGTGCCCATCGCGCCGTCGTAGAGCAACACGCGCGCTCGTAGTGCTTCGAGGTAGGTTGGCTTGTTCACGGGTACCTCATTCTTCGAACAACAAAAGCCCCCACGCGCTGGCGTGAGGGAACTATACTATGTCCTCATCTCCCAGCTTGCGCTGTCGGAGTTAGCACCTTTCATCCCAGGTTATAAGCTATGAGTTATGAGTTTTGAGTTATTCTATGGTTAACTCAGCGCTCACAATTCAAAACTGAAAACTAAGGAAGGGGTTGCCGGGGTTTCACAGGGCCGATCCCTCCACCCCTCTGGATGAGCGATATTCGATTGTGAACGGCAGTATAGCAGGGCGAACTGTGCTTGTCAATGCTACCACCAGAACGACTGCCCGCTTAACATCGCGCGGATCTGGTCGCAGATTTTGTCGGGCTGAATAGGTTTGCTGATAAAGCTGTCGAAGCCGGCGTCTTTGGCGCGCAGACGGGTCTGGTGCATAATGTTGGCGGTCACCGCCGCGATATGCGCGCGGGCCGATTGTGGGTGCGCGCGCAGGCGCTTTAGCACTGCGAAGCCGTCTTCGCCCGGCAGGCCAATATCGAGCAACACCAGATCGATCTGCGGCAGTGCTTCGATCAGCTGGATCAGCTTGGCGCCGCTGCCACGATGGTAGAAGTGCTTGAATCCGGCGTGCCGCAGCAGCTCTTCAACGATCAGGTAGG
The sequence above is drawn from the Candidatus Kouleothrix ribensis genome and encodes:
- the mdh gene encoding malate dehydrogenase — its product is MRPKITVIGAGFVGSTAAHWIAVKELGDIVLLDVVEGVPQGKGLDLLESGPIEGFDLHVKGTNDYADTANSDVIVVTSGAPRKPGMSREDLIKVNANITRDCISKAAPLSPNAVIIMVNNPLDTMAYLAKQVSGFPRNRVIGQAGVLDSARYRAFIAMEAGVSVEDIQAMLMGGHGDEMVPLPRFTTIGGIPVGEFIAADRLNAIVDRARKGGGEIVNLLKTGSAYYAPSSATVQMVEAVLRDKKRVIPCACYLDGEYGLSDIYFGVPCIVGAGGVEKIIELPLNDDELAQVRKSADGVRSSIEALKAI
- a CDS encoding sigma-70 family RNA polymerase sigma factor is translated as MSDTGEHNHGDAAADLLRQMACGDLAALEQVFMRYQRQVYQLALGITRNAETAEEVLQDTFYRLYQHAADLDGTLPLLPWLYRVAANLSYNCARRPTLWSVPFHRLAERLLAPALRSPEHIAEQHELQSLLRAVLDELPPHHRAVLVLHYLEDHTIPEIAEILDCPAGTVKSRLHHARKLLKGRLERRYGGGALLPDQP
- a CDS encoding GAF domain-containing sensor histidine kinase, which codes for MSISPTPRSPQVRWQLLGGDRFYIAARWAVFILLMVIGSLLAEQPIWPLVPSMAPVLLLAWAYGLFNLLATVALFVPSLTWLLNAAFVVDILFISGFTYLGQKPRDLFYPLYLLPLVSAAFRLRPLSSLVTGICAALMYVLADLLARIGPNNGTPPTELLALLGLLLRAVALVCIPWLTSSLAERWTANNRLSVELAEQKQQNALGEANAYRDQMRSLYEVAYTLSTTMNYQSVLDTMLIESRKLVPHSCALVLLSTGQPDELYVAASYGIGDLDQQQRLQLGAGQIGQVLRTLDASLIDDVSQQPELAPIGALAHCHAACLIPLRAALRTYGLLLVASDQPNAFNHEQLGMLTALANYAIIALHNAQLVYDLRQERSKLLSKEEEVRHQLARDLHDGPAQALAAITMNVEFIKRLLERDPKRVVGELDKLGALAKRTTHEVRTMLFELRPLALETQGLDVTLRQYLERFQSTTTKIVLESSEISVDLDTKVEGTLFNIIQEAINNALKYAKAGHVWVRLKQTPTALEVTVQDDGCGFDLQKVLSSYEQRGSFGLLNIEERAKLIGGASEMMSAPGQGTTVRVTIPIS
- the rsmA gene encoding 16S rRNA (adenine(1518)-N(6)/adenine(1519)-N(6))-dimethyltransferase RsmA, with the protein product MENPYLSLTRVRAALRALDLRPTRELGQNFLIDETALATIVGAAELSRADTVVEVGPGLGVLTWELLGRAGHVISVELDPRLAERLRHELAGQPHFTLVQGDILRQSTEQLLHNLAALPIIQRDSQFSALDSRYKVVANLPYAITSAALRHFLEAEAKPALIVVLVQWEVAERITAGPGDLSVLAHSVQLYARPEIVARIPAASFFPAPAVDSAVLRLHIRPAPAVAVPITPLMRLIKAGFLQSRKKLSNALPTGLAAMGTPIDKERALAALAAAGIDPGRRAETVLLEEWARLYAALVGLASPGA
- a CDS encoding homocysteine S-methyltransferase family protein — encoded protein: MNKPTYLEALRARVLLYDGAMGTSIDLFNLSAEDYGGERTNGNRDYLVITRPDVIEQIHTSFMEAGCDVLETDTFQSTRLRLEEWGLAERTAEINQAAARLARSVADRFEAQDGRPRYVAGSLGPTGKLPSSDDPALADISFDELSEIFYEQASALIAGGVDVLLIETSVDILEVKAAIDGIRRAKASAGRPVAVQAQIFLDLSGRMLLGTEVPAVIATLEAMPVDVIGLNCSTGPEHMREAIQYLCTHSRLPISCIPNAGLPLEVDGETVYPMQPEPFARILGEFVHTYGVAVVGGCCGTTPAHIRALRAAVGYQRTPTPRTIDYIPSVSSGVKAAALRQDATITMIGERVNTLGSRKVKRLLLNDDYDGVLEVAREQVDGGAHLLDVCVATTERADELDQMTRLVKKLTMNVELPLVLDTTEADVLKAALEIYPGRAIINSLSLEGGRGEKLDRTMPLVARYGAAVMVMTIDEDGMAHTAAQKLSIAQRIAQIAQDEFGVPNEALIFDVLTFPITTGQDELRRAAIETIEGIRLVKQHLPGCFTTLGVSNLSFGVAPHARAALNSVFLQHAIAAGLDTAIINPAHVMPYAEIPAEQRELCEDLIFNRRDDALTRFIQFYEQNATAETESKADATAGMTVAQRLHWKIVHRKKEGVEDDVDLLMAEQMNLSVDDFQLHVAGSGVRAGDSTVQPAPLQTDRPASALPKGEAAVNVLNSVLLPAMKEVGDLFGAGQLILPFVLQSAEVMKKTVAYLERYLDKLDGATKGRVVLATVYGDVHDIGKNLVHTILANNGYTVYDLGKQVPLNTIIEKAVEIQADAIGLSALLVSTSKQMPLCVQELHRRGLSFPVLVGGAAINKQYGQRISFVADEQPYEPGVFYCKDAFEGLETMDKLADPAIGPQFTRQTIVDAAAVLHQRQRGRVALADLGKASQAAEQVRSNVRRDVPVPTPPFWGAQVMTRIKLQDVVDCLDRNALYRLQWGAKNAKGPEWEQLKRDFELKTRELLREAERDGWLEPKVVYGYFPVRANGNELIVYDPASVRTQNPEPGASHVPFTALSSLRELTRFVFPRQPERERLCLADYFRSDASGFDVAAFQIVTMGTRVDDLTEALHKTGDYSRSYYIHGLSVSLAEALAEYTNRLVRQSLGLRGEGGKRYSWGYPACPDLDEHAKLFGILPAEQIGVTLTEAFQLVPEQSTAAIVVHHPEAKYFSIGSAAERAGHDVTAVVA
- a CDS encoding response regulator, with product MTYTNTQRQLDPDADDRPEHAYIILVEDDPNAYLIVEELLRHAGFKHFYHRGSGAKLIQLIEALPQIDLVLLDIGLPGEDGFAVLKRLRAHPQSARAHIAAVTANIMHQTRLRAKDAGFDSFISKPIQPDKICDQIRAMLSGQSFWW